The following proteins come from a genomic window of Ornithinimicrobium cryptoxanthini:
- a CDS encoding NAD(P)H-dependent glycerol-3-phosphate dehydrogenase encodes MTRAAVFGSGSWGTAFASVLADAGCSVVLHARRREVADAINETHVNAGYLPDLVLPDSVSATHDPASAADGADLVVLAIPSQSLRANLGEWGAHLPTGAPVVSLMKGIELGTGLRMSQVIQEAGGVEADRVVVLSGPNLSKEIAVRQPAAAVVACSAIRTAEQVAQACATAYFRPYTQTDVVGAELGGAVKNVIALAVGMAEGMGYGDNTKSTIITRGLAETARLGAALGADPATLMGLAGVGDLIATCMSPLSRNHSFGVNLGRGLSVEEVVAITLQTAEGVKSCGPIVELAATHGVDMPICAGVTAVVESRMDVRQLGDELMARPHKHERH; translated from the coding sequence ATGACCCGCGCCGCCGTCTTCGGAAGTGGCTCCTGGGGGACCGCGTTCGCCTCGGTGCTGGCCGATGCAGGCTGCTCCGTGGTGCTGCACGCGCGCCGGCGCGAGGTCGCCGACGCCATCAACGAGACCCACGTCAATGCCGGCTACCTGCCCGACCTGGTGCTGCCCGACAGCGTGAGCGCCACCCACGACCCGGCCTCGGCGGCCGACGGCGCCGACCTCGTGGTGCTCGCGATCCCGTCCCAGTCCCTGCGGGCCAACCTGGGTGAGTGGGGCGCGCACCTGCCCACCGGCGCCCCGGTGGTGTCGCTGATGAAGGGGATCGAGCTCGGCACCGGGCTGCGGATGAGCCAGGTGATCCAGGAGGCCGGGGGCGTTGAGGCCGATCGCGTCGTGGTCCTGTCCGGTCCCAACCTGTCCAAGGAGATCGCGGTCCGGCAACCGGCTGCGGCCGTGGTGGCCTGCAGCGCCATCCGCACGGCCGAGCAGGTGGCGCAGGCGTGCGCCACGGCATACTTCCGGCCCTACACCCAGACCGATGTGGTTGGGGCTGAGCTCGGTGGCGCGGTCAAGAACGTCATCGCGCTGGCGGTCGGCATGGCCGAGGGGATGGGCTATGGCGACAACACCAAGTCCACGATCATCACCCGTGGGCTGGCCGAGACCGCGCGGCTCGGGGCTGCCCTCGGCGCCGACCCCGCAACCCTGATGGGCCTGGCGGGCGTGGGCGACCTGATTGCCACCTGCATGTCCCCGCTGTCGCGCAACCACTCCTTCGGCGTCAACCTCGGGCGCGGGCTGTCGGTCGAGGAGGTCGTCGCGATCACCCTGCAGACGGCCGAGGGCGTGAAGTCGTGCGGTCCGATCGTCGAGCTGGCCGCAACGCACGGGGTCGACATGCCGATCTGTGCTGGGGTCACTGCGGTGGTCGAGAGTCGGATGGACGTGCGTCAGCTCGGTGACGAGCTGATGGCCCGCCCGCACAAGCACGAGCGTCACTGA
- a CDS encoding lysophospholipid acyltransferase family protein produces MKPQPLRTKAPLLYRGVIATVRPLLTRVTRQDWSGGEHLPQSGGFIVAGNHISEIDPFMVAHFLVNHGHVPKFLAKAGLFDVPALGKALHMLGQVPVHRGTRDASAALGAAAEAVEGGDCVVIMPEGTLSRDPGLWPMKAKNGVGRLALMTGAPVIPVAQWGVQRLLAPYARRPTGLFSRHVMHVKAGPAVDLSDLAGRTDAQAATEATDRVMTALTGLLADIRGEEPPATPFVWKKDA; encoded by the coding sequence GTGAAACCGCAGCCGCTCCGCACCAAGGCCCCGTTGCTCTATCGCGGGGTGATCGCCACGGTCCGCCCACTCCTGACCCGCGTGACCCGGCAGGACTGGAGCGGCGGTGAGCATCTGCCGCAGTCTGGTGGGTTCATCGTCGCCGGCAACCACATCTCTGAGATCGACCCCTTCATGGTGGCCCACTTCCTGGTCAACCACGGGCACGTCCCGAAGTTCCTGGCCAAGGCCGGCCTCTTCGACGTGCCCGCACTGGGCAAGGCGCTGCACATGCTGGGTCAGGTTCCGGTCCACCGGGGCACGCGCGACGCCTCGGCGGCACTGGGCGCGGCTGCCGAGGCGGTCGAGGGCGGCGACTGCGTCGTGATCATGCCGGAGGGAACGCTGAGCCGTGACCCCGGACTCTGGCCGATGAAGGCCAAGAACGGGGTGGGGCGGCTGGCGCTGATGACGGGGGCGCCGGTGATCCCGGTCGCGCAGTGGGGGGTCCAGCGGCTGCTCGCGCCCTATGCGCGCCGCCCCACCGGGCTGTTCTCGCGGCACGTGATGCACGTCAAGGCCGGCCCTGCCGTCGACCTCTCGGACCTGGCCGGACGCACGGACGCGCAGGCAGCCACCGAGGCCACGGACCGGGTCATGACCGCTCTCACCGGTCTGCTGGCCGACATCCGTGGCGAGGAACCGCCGGCCACCCCGTTCGTCTGGAAGAAGGACGCATGA
- the cofC gene encoding 2-phospho-L-lactate guanylyltransferase: MTPSLRWRLVVPVKEAHLAKTRLVTPSQLSRPGLARAMALDTLESVCRALTPGDVITVTSDEVVRHAADSMGAVVVADPGGGLNPAVQAGIGEAVRGATPRSGTADLGVAVLLGDLPALRPGDLLAALAECARHDRAVVPDLMGTGTVLLTGTRGALPEPHFGEGSAHRHAELATVLTPDLPRLRQDVDDRAGLAAATALGLGPRTTSFLAQDQDRRAASSAIEKS; this comes from the coding sequence GTGACCCCCTCTCTGCGTTGGCGCCTGGTCGTGCCCGTCAAGGAGGCGCACCTGGCCAAGACCCGCCTGGTCACGCCGTCGCAGCTGTCCCGCCCGGGACTGGCCCGCGCCATGGCGCTGGACACCCTGGAGTCCGTATGCCGTGCGCTCACCCCTGGAGACGTCATCACGGTGACCTCGGACGAGGTGGTGCGACACGCGGCTGACTCCATGGGAGCAGTGGTCGTGGCTGACCCTGGGGGTGGGCTCAACCCCGCGGTGCAGGCGGGGATCGGTGAAGCCGTCCGGGGGGCGACGCCGCGATCCGGCACGGCCGACCTCGGGGTCGCCGTGCTGCTCGGCGACCTGCCCGCGCTGCGGCCCGGCGACCTGCTGGCCGCGCTCGCGGAGTGCGCCCGTCACGACCGGGCCGTCGTGCCTGACCTAATGGGCACCGGCACGGTGCTGTTGACGGGGACGCGCGGCGCGCTGCCCGAGCCGCACTTTGGAGAAGGGTCGGCGCACCGGCACGCCGAGCTGGCCACCGTGCTCACCCCCGACCTGCCGCGACTGCGCCAGGACGTGGACGATCGTGCCGGGCTGGCCGCCGCGACCGCTCTGGGCCTGGGGCCGCGCACCACCTCGTTCCTGGCCCAGGACCAGGACCGGCGGGCTGCGTCGAGCGCCATCGAGAAGAGCTAG
- a CDS encoding HU family DNA-binding protein: MNKADLINHLSTQLGGRRAATVAVEAVVDVVIREVAAGGSVGITGFGTFERAERAPRTGRNPRTGDLVPIAGTSTPRFRPGTHFKAMVAEPDLLPAEGMAGGRAPAGSATGRATAAAHQSRASSSTSAKSSSKDKSAKTRTARGTSSKSATSAKADGVKASKKDTSKKVVTKKSGTKADDKKSDKKKSGKKKSGKKK, encoded by the coding sequence GTGAACAAGGCAGACCTGATCAATCACCTGAGCACGCAGTTGGGGGGTCGACGAGCGGCCACAGTTGCGGTGGAGGCTGTGGTCGACGTGGTGATCCGTGAGGTGGCAGCAGGAGGCAGCGTGGGGATCACCGGCTTCGGCACTTTCGAGCGCGCCGAACGTGCTCCGCGGACCGGCCGCAACCCGCGCACCGGTGACCTGGTGCCGATCGCCGGGACGAGCACCCCGCGGTTCCGCCCGGGGACGCACTTCAAGGCGATGGTCGCCGAGCCGGACCTGCTCCCTGCCGAGGGCATGGCCGGTGGTCGCGCCCCGGCGGGCAGCGCGACTGGCCGAGCCACGGCCGCCGCACACCAGAGCCGGGCCAGCTCGAGCACCTCCGCCAAGAGCAGCAGCAAGGACAAGTCGGCCAAGACCAGGACGGCCAGGGGCACGTCGTCTAAGTCCGCCACATCGGCGAAGGCAGACGGTGTGAAGGCCAGCAAGAAGGACACGTCCAAAAAGGTCGTCACGAAAAAGTCGGGCACAAAGGCGGACGACAAGAAGAGCGACAAGAAGAAGAGCGGGAAGAAGAAGTCCGGCAAGAAGAAGTAG
- the gltX gene encoding glutamate--tRNA ligase, which produces MSMFDLAFARQQGGRFILRIEDTDRARFQEDSEQQIFDTLSWLGLGWDEGPDKGGPCAPYRQSERLETYRPYADRLVSDGHAYLCWCSGERLAAMREQQQKLKQPTGYDRLCYGTTREERAELPGFSDTPVVRMFIPDDAPLTFTDLVRGEVSAPRPDDQVIVKADGFPTYHLAVVVDDHEMGITHVVRGEEWISSTPKHVLLYQWLGLPTPQFAHMPLLRDEKKAKISKRKSPWARLTWFKEAGYLPEALLNFLALLGYPPIIEADGTEREIFTFEEFSRDFDWSKVNTVGPVFNLDKLNWLNGHYLRQLEAGEVASRLLPYLQTAGVLSDQPSLPELGRLKEIAALVQTRITTLTDAVPLVAPFYTADAELPIADDARGQLKEDAGAVLEAALAALEPIDGTIPDTLGAQPDWNHERIEQALRAALVDGLGIKPKFAFGPLRTAVSGQRISPPLFESMEILGKTSTVARLRRLRDSL; this is translated from the coding sequence ATGTCGATGTTTGACCTGGCCTTCGCCCGCCAGCAGGGTGGCCGCTTCATCCTGCGGATCGAGGACACCGACCGTGCCCGCTTCCAGGAGGACAGCGAGCAGCAGATCTTTGACACCTTGTCCTGGCTGGGGCTGGGTTGGGACGAGGGACCGGACAAGGGTGGCCCGTGCGCGCCCTACCGCCAGTCCGAGCGGCTTGAGACCTACCGTCCGTATGCCGACAGGCTGGTGTCCGACGGCCACGCCTACCTCTGCTGGTGCTCGGGTGAGCGTCTGGCCGCGATGCGCGAGCAGCAGCAGAAGCTCAAGCAGCCGACCGGCTACGACCGGCTCTGCTATGGCACGACCCGCGAGGAGCGCGCCGAGCTGCCGGGCTTCAGTGACACACCCGTGGTGCGGATGTTCATCCCTGACGACGCTCCGCTGACCTTCACCGACCTGGTCCGCGGCGAGGTCTCCGCTCCCCGGCCCGACGACCAGGTGATTGTCAAGGCTGACGGCTTTCCGACATACCACCTGGCTGTGGTGGTCGACGACCACGAGATGGGCATCACCCACGTGGTCCGTGGTGAGGAATGGATCTCCAGCACCCCCAAGCACGTGCTCCTCTATCAGTGGCTCGGGCTGCCCACCCCGCAGTTCGCGCACATGCCGCTGCTGCGGGACGAGAAGAAGGCCAAGATCTCCAAGCGCAAGAGCCCGTGGGCGCGCCTGACCTGGTTCAAGGAGGCGGGCTACCTGCCCGAGGCGCTGCTGAACTTCCTTGCGCTGTTGGGCTATCCACCGATCATCGAGGCGGACGGGACCGAGCGCGAGATCTTCACCTTCGAGGAGTTCAGCCGGGACTTCGACTGGTCCAAGGTCAACACCGTCGGGCCGGTCTTCAACCTGGACAAGCTCAACTGGCTCAACGGTCACTACCTGCGCCAGCTCGAGGCCGGCGAGGTCGCCAGCCGGCTGCTGCCCTATCTGCAGACCGCTGGCGTGCTCTCCGACCAGCCGAGCCTGCCCGAGCTGGGCCGCCTGAAGGAGATCGCTGCCCTGGTGCAGACCCGCATCACCACGCTGACCGACGCCGTGCCCCTGGTCGCGCCGTTTTACACGGCCGATGCCGAGCTGCCGATCGCCGATGACGCCCGTGGCCAGCTCAAGGAGGACGCCGGTGCGGTGCTCGAGGCCGCACTGGCGGCGCTGGAGCCGATCGACGGAACCATCCCCGACACGCTCGGCGCTCAGCCGGACTGGAACCACGAGCGGATCGAGCAGGCGCTGCGCGCGGCCCTCGTCGACGGGTTGGGCATCAAGCCGAAGTTCGCCTTCGGGCCGCTGCGCACCGCCGTGTCCGGCCAGCGGATCTCCCCTCCGCTGTTCGAGTCGATGGAGATCCTCGGCAAGACCTCGACGGTGGCCCGCCTGCGGCGCCTGCGCGACTCCCTGTGA
- a CDS encoding DUF2017 family protein gives MATMFRRREGLLTATWETAEVAVVLHLLQLTHDFVAPERESTGDPFMDLVAGLGGTADPEEPSDPALRRLLPAAHRTDAEQAAEFRRLTEHTLRSRKAANLATAITALSQALPDEGDHEPDEPVQLALDAGQARAMTMALTDIRLILGERLGMRTEEDSERLHEEFERVLQGEGEMDPATVQQMAYYDFLTWVQESLTGAMLG, from the coding sequence ATGGCCACGATGTTCCGGCGCCGCGAGGGCCTCTTGACCGCGACCTGGGAGACGGCCGAGGTGGCGGTCGTCCTGCACCTGCTGCAGCTGACGCACGACTTCGTGGCGCCCGAGCGGGAGAGCACCGGCGACCCGTTCATGGACCTGGTCGCCGGGCTGGGGGGCACCGCCGACCCCGAAGAGCCCAGCGACCCCGCGCTGCGGCGTCTGCTGCCCGCCGCCCACCGCACCGATGCCGAGCAGGCCGCCGAGTTCCGCCGGCTCACCGAGCACACGCTGCGCTCGCGCAAGGCGGCCAACCTGGCGACCGCGATCACTGCGCTGAGTCAGGCCCTGCCGGACGAGGGTGACCACGAGCCCGACGAGCCGGTGCAGCTGGCTCTCGACGCCGGGCAGGCGAGGGCGATGACCATGGCGCTGACCGACATCCGGCTGATCCTGGGGGAGCGGCTGGGGATGCGCACCGAGGAGGACTCCGAGCGTCTCCACGAGGAGTTTGAGCGAGTCCTGCAGGGCGAGGGCGAGATGGACCCGGCGACGGTCCAGCAGATGGCCTACTACGACTTCCTCACGTGGGTGCAGGAGTCGCTCACCGGCGCGATGCTCGGCTGA
- the clpS gene encoding ATP-dependent Clp protease adapter ClpS — protein MLTTCSLPPTGPDAPGPQEAGQVAVLDRPEVEHPWVTIVWNDPVNLMSYVSWVFQTHFGYSKEKAERLMMQVHEEGRSVVSTGTREKMEADTEAMHGFGLWATFQKDD, from the coding sequence GTGCTGACGACCTGCTCCCTCCCGCCGACCGGACCCGACGCACCGGGACCGCAGGAGGCCGGTCAGGTCGCGGTGCTGGACCGTCCCGAGGTCGAGCACCCCTGGGTCACGATCGTGTGGAACGACCCGGTCAACCTGATGTCCTATGTCTCGTGGGTCTTCCAGACGCACTTCGGCTACTCCAAGGAGAAGGCCGAGCGACTGATGATGCAGGTGCACGAGGAGGGCCGGTCGGTCGTCTCGACCGGCACGCGCGAGAAGATGGAGGCCGACACCGAGGCGATGCACGGCTTCGGTCTGTGGGCCACGTTCCAGAAGGACGACTGA
- a CDS encoding sulfite exporter TauE/SafE family protein yields MIFGVPLWALGVIALALLVGTLVQGLVGLGLGLVGAPIATLVAPELMPGLLLCTAALVPLLHLARNRKEIDWRGLAWALPARMPGTALGVWLVAVFTVQQLSVAVGLMVLAAVLLTWHTVTVPITPTTLVGAGIISGVTSTATSIGGPPIAILYQHRSPVQIRSTLAVYFVLGAVFSLTGLGVTGQLEAREVWLALLLVPFLLAGFWLSHHVDRRVPPARIRNIMLLVCAASALVLLVRSLAT; encoded by the coding sequence ATGATCTTCGGGGTGCCGCTGTGGGCGTTGGGTGTGATCGCGCTCGCGCTGCTCGTGGGGACCCTGGTGCAGGGTCTGGTCGGCCTCGGTCTGGGGCTGGTGGGGGCACCGATCGCCACCCTGGTCGCACCGGAGCTGATGCCCGGGCTGCTGCTCTGCACGGCTGCGCTGGTGCCGCTGCTGCACCTGGCGCGCAACCGCAAGGAGATCGACTGGCGCGGTCTGGCCTGGGCCCTGCCGGCCCGCATGCCCGGGACCGCGCTCGGTGTGTGGCTGGTCGCCGTGTTCACCGTGCAACAGCTGTCCGTCGCGGTGGGGCTCATGGTGCTCGCGGCGGTCCTGCTCACCTGGCACACGGTGACCGTGCCGATCACCCCGACGACGCTGGTCGGCGCGGGGATCATCTCTGGTGTCACGTCGACGGCGACCTCGATCGGAGGACCGCCCATCGCGATCCTCTATCAGCACCGATCGCCGGTGCAGATCCGCAGCACGCTGGCGGTCTATTTCGTCCTGGGTGCGGTGTTCAGCCTCACCGGCCTGGGCGTCACCGGACAGCTCGAGGCCCGGGAGGTCTGGTTGGCGCTCCTCCTGGTGCCCTTCCTCCTGGCCGGGTTCTGGCTCTCTCACCATGTCGACCGACGAGTGCCGCCAGCGCGGATCCGCAACATCATGCTGCTGGTCTGCGCGGCGTCGGCGCTGGTGCTGCTGGTGCGCAGCCTGGCGACCTGA
- a CDS encoding nicotinate phosphoribosyltransferase yields MGREFSRVLGVSVLNPRSTALLTDHYELTMLQATLASGHADRPCVFEAFTRRLPEGRRYGVVAGTGRFLEALAEFTFGTEEIDFLRERTIVDEATLDYLASYRFTGDIWGYAEGECYFPGSPLMIVESTFAEGVVLETLALSILNHDSAIAAAASRMTATAGDRPCIEMGSRRTHERSAVAAARAAYIAGFDSTSNLEAGRSFDIPTRGTAAHSFTLLHDSEREAFASQLSSLGLSTTLLVDTYDVTGAVTLAVELAGPELGGVRLDSGDLVSQAHEVREQLDSLGATDTRIVVTSDLDEHAIAALQAAPVDAYGVGTRVVTGSGHPAAGMVYKLVARADADGTMVGVAKASKDKSSMGGRKFALRRRNSTGVAHEELIGIGSAPVDDGDDRPLLVQLVRGGEVIVPTDARSAREHHANSRAELPTKALRLSHGDPALRTVYQDEQSRTEVEED; encoded by the coding sequence ATGGGGCGTGAATTCTCTAGAGTGCTGGGCGTGAGCGTTCTGAATCCGCGCAGCACCGCGCTGCTGACCGACCACTACGAACTGACGATGCTGCAGGCCACGCTGGCCAGCGGGCACGCTGATCGTCCCTGCGTCTTCGAGGCGTTCACCAGACGGCTGCCCGAGGGCCGGCGCTATGGCGTCGTGGCCGGCACCGGCCGGTTCCTGGAGGCGCTGGCCGAGTTCACGTTCGGCACCGAGGAGATCGACTTCCTGCGCGAGCGCACGATCGTCGACGAGGCCACGCTCGACTACCTGGCGTCCTACCGGTTCACCGGCGACATCTGGGGCTATGCCGAGGGCGAGTGCTACTTCCCCGGCTCCCCCCTGATGATCGTCGAGTCCACCTTCGCCGAGGGGGTCGTGCTGGAGACCCTGGCCCTGTCGATCCTCAACCACGACTCGGCCATCGCTGCCGCCGCGTCCCGGATGACGGCGACGGCCGGCGACCGCCCCTGCATCGAGATGGGTTCGCGACGCACTCACGAGAGGTCGGCCGTGGCAGCTGCGCGCGCGGCATACATCGCGGGGTTCGACTCCACCTCCAACCTGGAGGCCGGCCGCAGCTTTGACATCCCGACGAGGGGCACCGCAGCCCACTCCTTCACCCTGCTGCACGACTCGGAGCGGGAGGCCTTCGCCTCGCAGCTGAGCAGCCTGGGCCTGAGCACCACGCTGCTGGTCGACACCTATGACGTGACCGGCGCCGTCACCCTCGCCGTCGAGCTGGCCGGCCCCGAGCTGGGCGGGGTGCGGCTGGACTCCGGCGACCTGGTCTCGCAGGCCCACGAGGTGCGCGAGCAGCTGGACTCCCTGGGCGCGACGGACACCCGGATCGTGGTCACCTCCGACCTGGACGAGCACGCGATCGCGGCGTTGCAGGCCGCCCCTGTGGATGCGTATGGCGTGGGCACCCGCGTCGTGACCGGCTCCGGTCACCCTGCGGCCGGCATGGTCTACAAGCTGGTGGCCCGGGCGGACGCCGACGGCACGATGGTGGGCGTGGCCAAGGCGAGCAAGGACAAGTCCTCCATGGGCGGTCGCAAGTTTGCGCTGCGCCGGCGCAACAGCACGGGCGTCGCGCACGAGGAGCTCATCGGCATCGGCAGTGCGCCGGTGGACGACGGCGACGACCGGCCGCTGCTGGTGCAGCTGGTGCGCGGCGGTGAGGTGATCGTGCCCACCGACGCACGCAGCGCGCGCGAGCACCACGCGAACTCGCGTGCCGAGCTGCCGACCAAGGCTCTGCGCCTCTCGCACGGCGACCCCGCGCTGCGCACCGTCTATCAGGACGAGCAGAGCCGCACCGAGGTGGAGGAGGACTAG
- a CDS encoding isochorismatase family protein has translation MTRALIIVDVQLDFCEAGSLAVEGGAAVAAGITTYVAQHGEEYAAFVATADWHVDPGDHWSEEPDFVDTWPVHCEAGTVGAEFRPELAGALDHVQAVFRKGEYVAAYSGFEGSTEVEGEQVGLADWLRERDVTAVDVVGIATDHCVRATALDARAAGLDTTVLLGLTAGVAPETTAAALKQLRAAGVTIKKSAGT, from the coding sequence ATGACCCGAGCACTGATCATCGTGGATGTCCAGCTCGACTTCTGTGAAGCCGGCTCGCTGGCCGTTGAGGGCGGCGCCGCCGTTGCCGCCGGCATCACCACGTATGTCGCACAGCACGGCGAGGAGTATGCCGCTTTCGTCGCCACCGCGGACTGGCACGTCGACCCCGGTGACCACTGGTCCGAGGAACCGGACTTCGTGGACACCTGGCCGGTGCACTGCGAGGCCGGGACCGTCGGTGCGGAGTTTCGTCCCGAGCTGGCCGGCGCACTGGACCACGTGCAGGCCGTCTTCCGAAAGGGTGAGTATGTCGCGGCATACTCCGGCTTTGAGGGCAGCACCGAGGTGGAGGGCGAGCAGGTCGGCCTGGCCGACTGGCTGCGTGAGCGGGACGTGACCGCGGTCGACGTCGTCGGCATCGCCACCGACCACTGCGTGCGAGCGACGGCGCTGGATGCCCGGGCGGCGGGCCTGGACACCACGGTGCTTTTGGGCCTCACTGCTGGTGTGGCGCCGGAGACCACGGCAGCCGCGCTAAAGCAGCTGCGTGCCGCGGGTGTCACGATCAAAAAGTCCGCAGGCACCTGA
- a CDS encoding RDD family protein, whose translation MTTRNAGWYDDPQDSSLLRYWDGVMWTEHTSPRQKPGLDQAGAGAAGGQYGQGQDGEQGQYGAPQGQQGQHGQGQQGQQYGGQPGQQGQYGGQQGQQGYGAPQGQYGQQGQQNYQYGQQQGGWGQPMPGGGYVGTMAGPTTPDGQPLAGWGIRFLARIIDWLFTSIVFGLIALVVLAPDLMGQFQDWFDEVFAAAESGATPPTTLPADLSASLLRVGLGLGVMALAYEILMLKSFGATLGKLATGLRVRLRDQPGPLSWSTAVIRALVWQGPGLLSGVQMLSFLTSIFSIVNGLFPLWDKNKQSLNDKFAKTNVVKKSS comes from the coding sequence ATGACGACACGTAACGCAGGCTGGTATGACGACCCGCAGGACAGCAGCCTCCTGCGCTACTGGGACGGCGTGATGTGGACTGAGCACACCAGCCCGCGGCAGAAGCCCGGGTTGGACCAGGCAGGGGCCGGCGCTGCCGGGGGACAGTACGGCCAGGGACAGGACGGCGAGCAGGGTCAGTATGGCGCTCCTCAGGGACAGCAGGGCCAGCATGGTCAGGGTCAGCAGGGGCAGCAGTACGGGGGTCAGCCGGGTCAGCAGGGCCAGTACGGGGGCCAGCAAGGGCAGCAGGGCTACGGCGCGCCCCAGGGCCAGTACGGTCAGCAGGGCCAGCAGAACTACCAGTACGGACAGCAGCAGGGAGGCTGGGGGCAGCCGATGCCCGGTGGCGGCTACGTCGGCACGATGGCCGGGCCGACCACGCCGGACGGACAGCCGCTGGCCGGTTGGGGGATCCGCTTCCTGGCGCGCATCATCGACTGGCTTTTCACGAGCATCGTCTTCGGTCTCATCGCCCTCGTCGTGCTAGCCCCAGACCTGATGGGGCAGTTCCAGGACTGGTTCGACGAGGTCTTCGCGGCGGCAGAGAGCGGTGCTACGCCGCCGACCACGTTGCCCGCGGACCTCAGCGCCAGCCTCCTTCGGGTCGGCCTTGGCCTCGGGGTGATGGCGCTGGCCTACGAGATACTCATGCTCAAGTCCTTCGGTGCGACCCTTGGCAAGCTGGCCACCGGGCTGCGAGTGCGGCTGCGGGACCAGCCTGGGCCGCTGTCCTGGAGCACCGCCGTCATCCGCGCGCTGGTGTGGCAGGGGCCGGGGCTGCTGTCTGGCGTGCAGATGCTGTCCTTCCTCACCAGCATCTTCAGCATCGTCAACGGACTGTTCCCCCTGTGGGACAAGAACAAGCAGTCGCTCAACGACAAGTTCGCCAAGACCAACGTGGTCAAGAAGAGCTCCTGA
- a CDS encoding Uma2 family endonuclease, protein MTDLIQIPHGRVFTAADLEGMPDDGNRYEIIDGALIVLQPDLLVATREALAGRKMVGLPVLAIEVLSPSTRLIDLNLKKAALAEAGVVHYWVIDPERPSLTAWRLAQGEFTEVGSATGAQVFTVTDPFPVHVSPAALLH, encoded by the coding sequence ATGACCGATCTGATCCAGATTCCGCACGGTCGGGTGTTCACCGCCGCGGACCTGGAGGGGATGCCCGATGACGGCAACCGCTACGAGATCATCGACGGGGCACTGATCGTGCTGCAACCCGACCTGCTGGTGGCTACGCGAGAAGCGCTGGCCGGCCGGAAGATGGTCGGGCTGCCGGTGCTCGCGATCGAGGTGCTCTCCCCCAGCACGCGTCTGATCGACCTCAACCTCAAGAAGGCAGCCCTCGCCGAGGCGGGAGTTGTCCACTACTGGGTCATCGACCCGGAGCGACCGTCGCTGACCGCCTGGCGGCTAGCACAAGGCGAGTTCACCGAAGTCGGCTCCGCGACCGGGGCGCAGGTCTTCACCGTGACCGACCCCTTCCCGGTGCACGTCTCCCCCGCTGCCCTGCTCCACTGA